The following proteins come from a genomic window of Heyndrickxia acidicola:
- a CDS encoding Hsp20/alpha crystallin family protein, giving the protein MFPWNMFPFNKESSNWMGQIKPQDIEKHVQNMLSQVMPDQWQGLFNQDGLMKNASSMFQQQPQGEQQMEDTRGVQQQTIQAAVFETFDDIFVRVPLKEEEWAKQIRIFHTSNQAILENIPSQGERQIITLPCLVKKKGTTAQFRDGILEIKMPKNTDMQYTEVDVSERR; this is encoded by the coding sequence ATGTTTCCTTGGAATATGTTCCCGTTTAATAAGGAATCATCCAACTGGATGGGTCAAATCAAACCTCAAGATATTGAAAAACATGTGCAAAACATGCTCTCCCAAGTGATGCCTGATCAATGGCAGGGCCTTTTTAATCAGGATGGTCTAATGAAAAATGCCTCGTCCATGTTTCAACAGCAGCCTCAAGGTGAACAGCAAATGGAGGACACTAGAGGAGTTCAGCAGCAAACAATTCAAGCCGCTGTTTTTGAAACGTTTGATGATATTTTTGTCCGTGTTCCATTAAAAGAGGAAGAATGGGCAAAACAGATTCGAATCTTCCACACTTCAAATCAGGCAATTCTTGAAAATATACCTTCCCAGGGTGAACGGCAAATTATTACTTTGCCGTGCCTTGTAAAGAAAAAAGGTACCACTGCACAATTTAGGGATGGTATATTGGAAATCAAAATGCCTAAAAATACAGATATGCAATACACAGAAGTAGATGTATCGGAAAGACGATAA
- a CDS encoding 2-oxoglutarate dehydrogenase E1 component codes for MNQQASRGFWDRFSGPNLGYVMEVYENYLNSPDSVDPEMRALFEQWGAPVVSNSSESTHGQADVSFQLPANPTMTSKIVAAVKLADNIRAYGHLAADIYPLNDREKDTRRIELSEFDLTEDDLKQISPSFICPDAPAEVTNGLDAINYLKEIYTKKLAFEFDHVHNIEEKHWLLRTVESGKVSPSFNKDQKLKILKRLAQVEGFEKFVHRTFVGQKRFSIEGLDTLVPLMEELVSSAVQAGTKTVNIGMAHRGRLNVLAHILEKPYELIFAEFQHAPNKDLIPSEGSIGITYGWTGDVKYHLGADRRSNQESTLNARIVLANNPSHLEVASPIVEGYTRAAQDDRTKAGYPEQDTEKAFSISVHGDAAFPGEGVVAETLNLDQLEGYSTGGSVHIISNNMIGFTTESYDSRSTKYASDTAKGFEIPIVHVNADDPEACISAAMFAYEYRKRFNKHFMIDLIGYRRFGHNETDEPMTTNPTMYNRIHKHLTVKSLYAEKLISEGVISQDVLKQIDQDIVDSLQKAYDLVPGKEEDPDITMNPPEYVVNGFPEMKTSISEEELRQLNSELVNWPEDFNVFKKLGRILKRRENIFNGEMKIEWAHAEALAFGAILQSGTPIRFTGQDTQRGTFAQRNLVLHDEKTGEEYIPLHHIKDACASFAIYNSPLTETAVVGFEYGYNVFSPETLVLWEAQFGDFANVAQVMFDQFISAGRAKWGQKSGLVMLLPHGYEGQGPEHSSARLERFLQLSAENNWTVANVSTAGQYFHILRRQASMLKEEGIRPLVIMTPKSLLRHRLASVEPEALTEGKFLPVVEESGLGLKKNKVEKIVLCSGKVAIDLEEKIQDQKAELDWLHVLRVEELYPFPEEEIKGILSQYPNLKELVWMQEEPQNMGAWTFVDPYLRDMAPSGVTLNYAGRPRRSSPSVGDPLVHKKEQAKLLNDALAR; via the coding sequence ATGAATCAACAAGCATCAAGAGGATTCTGGGACCGATTTTCAGGCCCCAACCTTGGGTATGTCATGGAGGTTTACGAAAATTATTTAAATAGTCCTGATAGTGTAGATCCTGAAATGAGGGCGCTTTTTGAACAATGGGGAGCACCAGTAGTTTCAAACTCGTCTGAATCGACACACGGGCAAGCAGATGTATCTTTCCAACTGCCTGCAAATCCAACGATGACCAGCAAAATTGTTGCTGCAGTCAAGCTGGCCGACAATATCCGTGCATACGGTCATTTAGCCGCGGATATTTATCCTTTGAATGATCGTGAAAAGGATACCAGGCGGATTGAATTAAGTGAATTTGACCTGACTGAAGATGATTTAAAACAAATATCTCCTTCCTTTATCTGTCCAGATGCACCTGCTGAAGTGACAAATGGATTGGATGCGATTAATTACTTGAAAGAAATCTATACAAAGAAGCTCGCGTTTGAATTCGACCATGTTCATAACATTGAAGAAAAACACTGGCTTCTTCGTACTGTTGAATCTGGAAAAGTAAGCCCTTCCTTTAACAAAGACCAGAAGCTGAAGATTTTAAAAAGGCTGGCACAAGTGGAAGGTTTTGAGAAGTTTGTCCACCGGACGTTTGTAGGGCAAAAACGTTTCTCCATTGAAGGTCTTGATACTCTCGTTCCTTTAATGGAAGAATTAGTGAGCTCTGCTGTGCAAGCGGGTACAAAAACAGTGAATATCGGCATGGCACACAGAGGACGTCTGAATGTGCTTGCACATATCCTGGAAAAACCTTATGAACTCATTTTTGCTGAATTCCAGCATGCACCAAATAAAGATTTGATTCCTTCAGAGGGTTCGATTGGCATTACGTATGGCTGGACAGGCGATGTAAAATACCACTTAGGTGCTGATAGGCGTTCAAATCAGGAAAGCACTTTGAATGCTAGAATCGTATTGGCTAATAATCCTAGTCATTTGGAGGTTGCCAGCCCTATTGTCGAAGGTTATACTCGCGCTGCCCAGGATGATCGTACAAAAGCTGGTTACCCTGAACAGGATACAGAAAAGGCTTTTTCAATCAGTGTGCATGGAGATGCTGCTTTTCCTGGAGAGGGAGTAGTCGCTGAAACCCTTAACCTTGATCAGTTGGAAGGCTATAGCACTGGTGGTTCTGTTCATATCATTTCCAATAATATGATTGGATTTACTACAGAAAGCTATGATTCACGATCTACCAAATATGCTTCTGATACGGCAAAAGGATTTGAAATTCCAATAGTTCATGTAAACGCGGATGATCCCGAGGCTTGTATATCAGCTGCCATGTTTGCCTATGAGTACCGTAAGAGATTTAATAAGCATTTTATGATTGACTTAATAGGTTACCGCCGTTTTGGCCATAACGAAACAGATGAACCGATGACGACAAATCCAACCATGTATAACCGTATTCATAAGCATTTAACGGTTAAATCTCTCTATGCTGAGAAACTGATCAGCGAGGGAGTTATAAGCCAGGATGTGTTGAAACAGATTGACCAGGATATTGTCGATTCATTGCAAAAAGCGTATGATTTGGTACCTGGTAAGGAAGAAGATCCAGATATCACCATGAATCCTCCAGAATATGTCGTGAATGGCTTCCCTGAAATGAAAACATCCATTTCGGAAGAAGAATTGCGTCAGTTAAATTCAGAATTGGTCAATTGGCCAGAGGACTTTAATGTATTTAAAAAGTTGGGAAGAATCTTAAAACGCAGAGAAAACATCTTTAACGGAGAAATGAAGATTGAATGGGCACACGCAGAAGCACTAGCTTTTGGAGCTATTCTGCAGAGCGGCACCCCAATCCGTTTTACAGGACAGGATACGCAGCGTGGAACTTTTGCTCAGCGCAACCTCGTTCTTCATGATGAGAAAACAGGGGAAGAATATATTCCGCTACATCATATTAAAGATGCATGTGCTTCTTTTGCCATTTATAACAGTCCATTGACTGAGACTGCAGTTGTAGGTTTTGAGTATGGATACAATGTTTTTTCGCCTGAAACATTGGTCCTTTGGGAAGCGCAATTCGGAGACTTTGCCAACGTGGCTCAAGTAATGTTCGATCAGTTCATTTCTGCCGGCCGTGCAAAATGGGGGCAAAAATCAGGTCTTGTTATGCTGCTTCCACACGGATACGAAGGACAGGGACCAGAACATTCAAGTGCAAGGCTGGAAAGGTTCCTACAATTATCTGCTGAAAACAACTGGACAGTTGCAAATGTTTCAACTGCAGGACAGTATTTCCATATCCTGCGCAGGCAGGCTTCCATGCTTAAGGAAGAAGGAATTCGTCCGCTCGTAATCATGACACCAAAAAGCCTTCTGCGCCATCGCTTAGCATCTGTTGAACCAGAAGCCTTAACAGAAGGAAAATTCTTGCCGGTGGTTGAAGAATCGGGCTTAGGCTTGAAGAAGAATAAGGTAGAGAAAATTGTCCTTTGCAGTGGAAAGGTAGCCATTGATCTTGAAGAAAAAATTCAAGATCAAAAAGCTGAATTGGATTGGCTTCATGTATTAAGGGTAGAAGAATTATATCCATTCCCAGAGGAAGAAATTAAAGGCATTCTTTCA